In the genome of Brienomyrus brachyistius isolate T26 chromosome 17, BBRACH_0.4, whole genome shotgun sequence, one region contains:
- the LOC125711780 gene encoding transmembrane protein 25 isoform X1: MLLLGQNRGPTLAVLFLYTWAYFPADAIELTPKIDGQMHSALTLKENATHRFNCQSEGSSTGHPHLLTWYLNGERQKHPEGDTVEQLVATSHGGPRAPQVGSTQTSTFTLHARKWDRELVCVASHPRTGISYNATVVLNVQYQPEILRVNAHYSETSDPGLSLVLFALVRSNPPATITWVDQAGRPVANTSDFFILDSHSYPWLTNHTLRVSPSSLTGNVSFNASNSLGSAQSNLTLAEFLQSRVEVPLLGIVTGGAVGFVTLLILTLLLFFLMHKNKGKKIDEPVEMTIRKSSESDQMQLDHVILPRENMSLPSNLQLNEHSALCKAGMGDSSAGPMQKQADDDGCDLLAAYAAKGFSRFPMVGYIYKVNSVSSDEVWL; this comes from the exons ATGCTGCTTCTGGGTCAGAACCGTGGCCCCACCTTGGCTGTTCTGTTTCTATACACCTGGGCCTACTTTCCAGCTG ATGCGATTGAACTCACCCCTAAAATCGATGGGCAGATGCACTCTGCACTGACACTGAAGGAGAATGCCACCCACCGCTTTAACTGCCAATCAGAGGGCTCGAGCACTGGACATCCTCACCTGCTCACCTGGTACCTGAATGGGGAGAGGCAAAAGCACCCTGAAGGCGATACCGTGGAGCAGCTGGTGGCGACCTCACATGGAGGGCCACGGGCCCCGCAAGTGGGATCTACGCAAACTAGCACGTTCACCCTACATGCCAGGAAATGGGACAGAGAGCTGGTGTGTGTGGCCTCTCACCCCCGCACTGGCATTAGCTACAACGCCACGGTCGTGCTCAACGTCCAGT ATCAGCCGGAGATTTTGCGAGTAAATGCCCATTACAGTGAGACCTCAGACCCTGGCCTATCCCTAGTTTTGTTTGCTTTGGTACGTTCCAATCCCCCTGCCACCATAACCTGGGTGGACCAGGCCGGGCGGCCGGTGGCCAACACCTCTGACTTCTTCATCCTGGACTCACACAGCTACCCCTGGCTGACCAATCACACGCTGCGTGTGTCTCCCAGCAGCCTAACAGGAAATGTCTCCTTCAATGCCAGCAATAGTTTGGGTTCTGCCCAGAGCAACCTCACGCTTGCAG AATTCCTGCAGTCCCGAGTGGAGGTGCCATTGCTGGGAATTgtgacagggggcgctgttggGTTTGTGACGCTCCTCATCCTcaccctgcttttatttttcctGATGCACAAaaacaaggggaaaaaaatag ACGAACCAGTGGAGATGACGATCCGGAAGAG CAGTGAATCTGACCAGATGCAGCTGGACCATGTTATTCTGCCCCGGGAGAACATGTCCCTACCTTCTAACCTGCAGCTCAATGAGCACAGCGCCCTCTGCAAAG CAGGGATGGGGGATTCCAGTGCAGGTCCAATGCAGAAACAGGCCGACGACGACGGGTGCGACTTGTTGGCTGCCTACGCTGCCAAAG GGTTTTCCAGATTCCCTATGGTGGGCTACATTTACAAGGTCAACAGCGTGAGTAGCGATGAAGTTTGGCTCTGA
- the LOC125711780 gene encoding transmembrane protein 25 isoform X2, with protein MLLLGQNRGPTLAVLFLYTWAYFPADAIELTPKIDGQMHSALTLKENATHRFNCQSEGSSTGHPHLLTWYLNGERQKHPEGDTVEQLVATSHGGPRAPQVGSTQTSTFTLHARKWDRELVCVASHPRTGISYNATVVLNVQYQPEILRVNAHYSETSDPGLSLVLFALVRSNPPATITWVDQAGRPVANTSDFFILDSHSYPWLTNHTLRVSPSSLTGNVSFNASNSLGSAQSNLTLAEFLQSRVEVPLLGIVTGGAVGFVTLLILTLLLFFLMHKNKGKKIDEPVEMTIRKSSESDQMQLDHVILPRENMSLPSNLQLNEHSALCKGMGDSSAGPMQKQADDDGCDLLAAYAAKGFSRFPMVGYIYKVNSVSSDEVWL; from the exons ATGCTGCTTCTGGGTCAGAACCGTGGCCCCACCTTGGCTGTTCTGTTTCTATACACCTGGGCCTACTTTCCAGCTG ATGCGATTGAACTCACCCCTAAAATCGATGGGCAGATGCACTCTGCACTGACACTGAAGGAGAATGCCACCCACCGCTTTAACTGCCAATCAGAGGGCTCGAGCACTGGACATCCTCACCTGCTCACCTGGTACCTGAATGGGGAGAGGCAAAAGCACCCTGAAGGCGATACCGTGGAGCAGCTGGTGGCGACCTCACATGGAGGGCCACGGGCCCCGCAAGTGGGATCTACGCAAACTAGCACGTTCACCCTACATGCCAGGAAATGGGACAGAGAGCTGGTGTGTGTGGCCTCTCACCCCCGCACTGGCATTAGCTACAACGCCACGGTCGTGCTCAACGTCCAGT ATCAGCCGGAGATTTTGCGAGTAAATGCCCATTACAGTGAGACCTCAGACCCTGGCCTATCCCTAGTTTTGTTTGCTTTGGTACGTTCCAATCCCCCTGCCACCATAACCTGGGTGGACCAGGCCGGGCGGCCGGTGGCCAACACCTCTGACTTCTTCATCCTGGACTCACACAGCTACCCCTGGCTGACCAATCACACGCTGCGTGTGTCTCCCAGCAGCCTAACAGGAAATGTCTCCTTCAATGCCAGCAATAGTTTGGGTTCTGCCCAGAGCAACCTCACGCTTGCAG AATTCCTGCAGTCCCGAGTGGAGGTGCCATTGCTGGGAATTgtgacagggggcgctgttggGTTTGTGACGCTCCTCATCCTcaccctgcttttatttttcctGATGCACAAaaacaaggggaaaaaaatag ACGAACCAGTGGAGATGACGATCCGGAAGAG CAGTGAATCTGACCAGATGCAGCTGGACCATGTTATTCTGCCCCGGGAGAACATGTCCCTACCTTCTAACCTGCAGCTCAATGAGCACAGCGCCCTCTGCAAAG GGATGGGGGATTCCAGTGCAGGTCCAATGCAGAAACAGGCCGACGACGACGGGTGCGACTTGTTGGCTGCCTACGCTGCCAAAG GGTTTTCCAGATTCCCTATGGTGGGCTACATTTACAAGGTCAACAGCGTGAGTAGCGATGAAGTTTGGCTCTGA
- the LOC125711791 gene encoding T-cell surface glycoprotein CD3 gamma chain-like, translating into MSRCPHLNCLCLLAGSEIEAEDHYDKIKLKCKNGKKWVSPIGSEESTTLVLDYNDAASGEYHCISDSTNVTILVKFRTCDNCIQLDIGSLMGLIIGDILATFFIGAAVYLVVSQPKARAYGSSYSKASDRQNLIQNQQNDTYMPLQGHSSEYSKLERRANRK; encoded by the exons ATGAGTAGATGTCCCCATTTAAACTGTCTTTGTCTATTGGCAGGTTCGGAAATTGAAGCAGAGGATCATTATgataaaattaagctcaaatgTAAAAATGGGAAGAAATGGGTGAGTCCCATTGGCAGTGAAGAGAGTACTACACTTGTGCTGGACTACAATGATGCTGCCTCAGGAGAATACCATTGTATATCTGATAGTACAAATGTGACGATACTCGTTAAATTCCGAA CTTGTGACAACTGCATTCAGCTGGACATAGGGTCCTTAATGGGTCTCATCATCGGGGACATTCTGGCCACCTTCTTTATCGGGGCAGCTGTTTACCTCGTGGTCTCGCAGCCCAAGGCGAGGGCCTACGGGAGCAGCTACAGCAAAG CATCGGACAGACAGAACCTAATCCAAAACCAGCAGAATGACACCTACATG CCCCTGCAAGGCCATTCGTCAGAATACAGCAAACTGGAGAGACGGGCGAATCGGAAATAG